A part of Pararoseomonas sp. SCSIO 73927 genomic DNA contains:
- a CDS encoding tripartite tricarboxylate transporter substrate binding protein — protein sequence MITRRLTLALGPALLAAPAIHAQPAWPSKPVRVIVPFAPGGPTDLIGRLVAERLGQEIGGTAIVENRPGANGNIGSAVAANETDGHTVLFSTGTMYTLNPTLYGTSQVDLSRDCVGLATVAALPNVLVVNPRKLDVTSVQQLIERGRRSAGALTYATFGVGSSPHVTATLLQKLGGFEAVNVPYNGSAPALNAVLAGDVDFLFDNVTTSTPQIQAGSVRALGVTSAFRTSGLPDVPTLQEAGLADFEFSGWFAAFASRKTPAEVLPRLRAAMAAAARAPEYAASLRARGAEPFVTPDADLEGFLAREKDRWVRLAEEAGIRRE from the coding sequence ATGATCACCCGCCGTCTCACGCTCGCGCTCGGCCCGGCGCTCCTCGCTGCTCCGGCCATCCATGCCCAGCCTGCCTGGCCGTCCAAGCCCGTGCGCGTCATCGTCCCTTTCGCGCCGGGTGGCCCGACCGACCTGATCGGACGTCTCGTCGCCGAGCGGCTGGGCCAGGAGATCGGCGGTACCGCTATCGTCGAGAACCGGCCTGGTGCGAACGGCAACATCGGCTCGGCCGTCGCCGCGAACGAGACCGATGGCCACACCGTGCTGTTCTCCACGGGCACGATGTACACGCTGAACCCGACGCTCTACGGCACGTCGCAGGTCGATCTCTCCCGTGACTGCGTCGGCCTGGCCACGGTCGCCGCCCTGCCGAACGTGCTGGTGGTGAACCCCAGGAAGCTTGACGTCACCTCGGTGCAGCAGCTCATCGAGCGCGGGCGCAGGAGTGCGGGCGCACTGACCTACGCGACTTTCGGGGTCGGCAGTTCGCCCCATGTCACGGCCACCCTGCTGCAGAAGCTCGGCGGGTTCGAGGCGGTCAACGTGCCCTACAACGGCAGTGCCCCGGCGCTGAATGCCGTGCTGGCGGGGGACGTGGACTTCCTGTTCGACAACGTCACCACCTCGACGCCACAGATCCAGGCCGGGTCCGTTCGCGCGCTGGGTGTCACCTCCGCGTTCCGCACCTCCGGCCTGCCCGACGTCCCGACGCTGCAGGAAGCGGGGCTGGCCGACTTCGAGTTCAGCGGCTGGTTCGCGGCCTTCGCCTCCAGGAAGACCCCGGCCGAGGTCCTGCCGCGACTGCGTGCCGCAATGGCGGCCGCAGCCCGTGCGCCCGAGTACGCGGCGAGCCTGCGCGCGCGGGGTGCAGAGCCGTTCGTGACGCCTGACGCCGACCTCGAAGGCTTCCTGGCCCGGGAGAAGGACCGCTGGGTCAGGCTCGCCGAGGAGGCCGGGATCCGGCGCGAGTAG
- a CDS encoding LysR substrate-binding domain-containing protein produces MDLRVLRVFVAVVEEGSFSAAAGRLRIAQPALSLQLRKLEEELGCQLVQRLPRGVAPTPAGLKLLAHARDLLARAAAARDDLRGEAAEPTGEVTVGLPQSVAAMLTIPLLGRVLTELPQVRLRIIESMTGYIPDWVREGRLDLGMVFRAEVGSGLVLDRLLEEQLFLVGPAGSPLAPSASGDGQIGHVTFREMMHLPMILPGVPHGLRELIDQRARRSGMKLHVVAEVDALAQLPAAASAGLGWSILSFTSIREALEAGRIGAWRIEDPAITRSIYLCRPSDRPGTHAVRAVGHLLRRVLGELVQDGSWPATLVPAP; encoded by the coding sequence ATGGATCTCCGGGTCCTGCGGGTGTTCGTGGCGGTCGTGGAGGAGGGTTCCTTCTCCGCGGCAGCTGGGCGGTTGCGGATCGCCCAGCCTGCACTGAGCCTGCAGCTACGGAAGCTGGAGGAGGAACTGGGCTGCCAACTCGTCCAGCGCCTGCCACGTGGCGTGGCGCCTACGCCCGCCGGGCTGAAGCTGCTCGCTCACGCCCGCGATCTCCTTGCCCGTGCGGCCGCCGCCCGGGACGACCTGCGCGGCGAGGCGGCGGAACCTACAGGAGAGGTGACGGTCGGCCTCCCGCAGTCCGTAGCGGCCATGCTGACCATCCCCCTGCTGGGCCGCGTGCTGACGGAACTGCCCCAGGTGAGGCTACGGATCATCGAGAGCATGACCGGCTACATCCCGGACTGGGTCCGCGAGGGAAGGCTCGACCTGGGGATGGTATTTCGCGCCGAGGTCGGCAGCGGCCTCGTCCTGGACCGCTTGCTGGAGGAGCAGCTCTTCTTGGTCGGGCCAGCCGGTTCGCCATTGGCGCCGTCCGCGTCAGGAGACGGGCAGATCGGTCACGTCACCTTCAGGGAGATGATGCACCTGCCGATGATCTTGCCCGGCGTGCCGCACGGGCTGCGGGAGCTGATCGACCAGCGTGCACGCCGGAGCGGGATGAAGCTCCACGTCGTGGCCGAGGTGGACGCCCTGGCCCAGCTGCCTGCCGCGGCCAGCGCGGGACTTGGATGGTCGATCCTTTCCTTCACGTCCATTCGGGAGGCACTGGAGGCTGGCCGGATTGGCGCATGGCGCATCGAGGATCCTGCCATCACCCGGTCCATCTATCTCTGCCGCCCATCGGACCGGCCCGGCACCCATGCAGTACGGGCCGTAGGGCATCTTCTGCGGCGGGTGCTCGGTGAACTCGTGCAGGATGGCAGCTGGCCAGCGACGCTGGTGCCTGCTCCCTGA
- a CDS encoding MaoC/PaaZ C-terminal domain-containing protein, with translation MTRVGDVHRFQRGPVTTTQLVMYAGASGDFNRIHFDLPYAQEAGLSAVLAHGMLTMGISVGCALQVAGSRFPCDHRGSLGSLPLARHGR, from the coding sequence ATGACCCGCGTAGGGGATGTGCACCGCTTCCAGCGTGGTCCCGTCACGACGACCCAGCTCGTGATGTATGCCGGTGCGTCAGGCGACTTCAACCGCATCCACTTCGACCTTCCTTATGCCCAGGAGGCCGGACTGAGTGCTGTCCTCGCGCACGGGATGTTGACGATGGGAATCAGCGTCGGCTGCGCGCTGCAGGTAGCAGGTAGCAGGTTCCCATGCGATCACAGAGGAAGTCTCGGCTCGCTTCCTCTCGCCCGTCATGGTCGGTGA
- a CDS encoding MaoC family dehydratase N-terminal domain-containing protein codes for MSGISRDYVGIADKSFIVDVEKGAIRRFCEALGETNPLYLDEEFARRHGYSGVLTPPTFPTTFRLPAPPPWLAPLTNGAILAGEQGFSYARPIVAGDRLECTLYLKDIQEKVGRSGIMQVFDQELFAVDQLGALVVRNRRVVLYKPAAVPTSSPA; via the coding sequence GTGTCCGGGATCAGTCGGGACTACGTCGGCATAGCCGACAAGAGCTTCATCGTGGACGTGGAGAAGGGTGCCATCCGCCGCTTCTGTGAGGCACTCGGCGAGACGAACCCCCTGTACCTCGACGAGGAGTTCGCGCGGCGGCATGGCTACTCGGGCGTCCTGACGCCGCCTACCTTCCCAACGACGTTCCGGCTTCCTGCTCCGCCGCCCTGGCTCGCCCCTCTCACAAATGGCGCGATCCTGGCGGGTGAGCAGGGCTTCTCCTACGCGCGCCCGATCGTCGCGGGCGACCGTCTGGAATGCACTCTCTACCTGAAGGACATCCAGGAGAAGGTGGGACGCAGCGGCATCATGCAGGTGTTCGATCAGGAGCTTTTCGCCGTGGACCAGTTAGGCGCCCTGGTCGTGCGGAACAGGCGTGTCGTCCTGTACAAGCCAGCTGCCGTCCCGACCTCCTCTCCGGCCTGA
- a CDS encoding tripartite tricarboxylate transporter substrate-binding protein has protein sequence MSAPRLGRRAALALPSLLAMTGAARADWPERPVRLIVPFTPGSVTDVVARIVADSLSQVAGRPVVVENRPGGSAVVGTMAAAGAAPDGYTLVMLTPTSAALNPHLLRRLSYDPIRDFAPVGQICECPYLLVIDPSLPARNLREFLELARQRPSEFTYSYGNQSAQIAGAVLAKEAKVQMLGVPYRGGPEALTDVMAGRVHATFTDFSNGLANAREGKVRALGVTSREPYSLAPDIPPIAEVIPGFEMIIWFGLSAPAAMPPAIGEQIGRVLRTALEQPTLQRRLAEQGFRPKGGSPDDWTSLLRSELVRWGGFVRDAGIEPQ, from the coding sequence ATGAGCGCGCCGCGTCTGGGGCGCCGCGCTGCCCTCGCCCTGCCGTCCCTGCTGGCCATGACGGGTGCTGCCCGCGCCGACTGGCCGGAACGCCCGGTCCGGCTGATCGTGCCCTTCACGCCGGGCAGCGTCACCGACGTCGTCGCCCGCATCGTGGCGGACTCCCTCTCCCAGGTGGCCGGAAGGCCCGTGGTGGTGGAAAACCGCCCGGGTGGAAGCGCCGTGGTCGGGACCATGGCCGCGGCGGGCGCCGCCCCGGACGGCTACACCCTTGTCATGCTCACGCCGACCTCGGCAGCCCTGAATCCGCACCTCCTGCGGCGTCTCTCCTACGACCCGATCCGGGACTTCGCGCCCGTGGGGCAGATCTGCGAGTGCCCCTACCTCCTGGTGATCGACCCATCCCTCCCGGCGCGAAACCTGAGGGAGTTCCTGGAACTTGCCCGGCAGCGGCCCAGCGAGTTCACCTACAGCTACGGCAACCAGAGCGCCCAGATCGCGGGGGCGGTCCTCGCGAAGGAAGCGAAGGTCCAGATGCTGGGCGTGCCCTACCGCGGCGGTCCGGAGGCTCTGACGGACGTCATGGCGGGCCGGGTGCACGCGACGTTCACGGACTTCAGCAACGGCCTCGCCAACGCCCGCGAGGGCAAGGTCCGCGCCCTTGGCGTCACCTCCCGCGAGCCATACAGCCTGGCTCCGGACATCCCTCCCATCGCGGAGGTCATACCCGGCTTCGAGATGATCATTTGGTTCGGGCTGTCAGCCCCGGCCGCCATGCCGCCCGCGATCGGGGAGCAGATCGGCAGGGTGCTTCGCACCGCGCTTGAGCAGCCCACCCTGCAGCGTCGCCTCGCGGAGCAGGGCTTCCGTCCCAAGGGTGGGTCTCCCGATGACTGGACCTCGCTCCTCCGATCCGAACTCGTCCGCTGGGGCGGGTTCGTACGGGATGCCGGGATCGAGCCGCAGTAG
- a CDS encoding enoyl-CoA hydratase: MKLNAHCSIERAANGVVRLTIADAGKANILSTPVIEALTDGLAELSREAGLRALVLTGTGDRSFIGGADIGEMARLEQASGEAFIRRLSGLCEAVRYFPAPVVARIQGWCLGGGLELAMACDMRIASPGAHFAMPEVKVGIPSVIHAALMPRLIGMGRTRWMILTGAAIDAAKALDWGLVDMVSGEAGLDAAVADALSPILECGPEVIASQKALMREWEELPLSSAIEVSVPVFGRAFTTGEPQRAMQAFLDAKAKRRAAEAVA; encoded by the coding sequence ATGAAGCTCAACGCGCACTGCTCGATCGAGCGGGCGGCGAACGGGGTGGTGCGCCTCACCATCGCCGATGCAGGCAAGGCGAACATCCTCTCGACGCCGGTGATCGAGGCTCTGACCGATGGTCTGGCCGAGCTGTCCCGGGAGGCCGGGCTGCGTGCCCTCGTGCTCACCGGCACTGGTGACCGGAGCTTTATCGGCGGGGCCGACATCGGGGAAATGGCGCGTCTCGAACAGGCCAGCGGCGAGGCCTTCATCCGTCGGCTGAGCGGCCTGTGCGAGGCCGTGCGATACTTTCCAGCCCCAGTCGTGGCGCGCATCCAGGGCTGGTGCCTTGGAGGCGGCCTGGAACTGGCCATGGCCTGCGACATGCGGATCGCGTCCCCCGGGGCGCACTTCGCCATGCCGGAGGTGAAGGTGGGGATCCCCTCTGTCATCCATGCCGCCCTGATGCCGCGCCTGATCGGCATGGGGCGCACGCGGTGGATGATCCTGACCGGCGCCGCCATCGATGCGGCGAAGGCGCTCGACTGGGGCCTCGTGGACATGGTGTCGGGAGAGGCGGGGCTGGACGCCGCCGTGGCGGACGCCCTCTCCCCCATCCTGGAGTGCGGCCCCGAGGTGATCGCCTCCCAGAAGGCGTTGATGCGGGAATGGGAGGAGCTGCCCCTCTCGTCCGCCATCGAGGTCAGCGTGCCGGTCTTCGGGCGCGCCTTCACGACGGGGGAGCCGCAGCGCGCCATGCAGGCCTTCCTGGACGCGAAGGCCAAGCGCCGCGCCGCGGAAGCCGTGGCATGA
- a CDS encoding CaiB/BaiF CoA-transferase family protein, producing the protein MNAALSGIKVLDLSRILAGPWCTQNLADLGADVVKVEGPGTGDDTRGWGPPYLTNESQDRLSAYFLACNRGKRSIVVDFARPEGQALIRRLVDWADVVVENFKAGSLEKFGLDHVALRALNPRLIYVSITGFGQDGPLAARPGYDYVFQGMAGLMSYTGIPDGQPGAAPLRTGVAINDLMTGMYATSAVLAALIERGRTGEGQHIDLALLDVAVALNANQNMNYLLSGQPPRRSGNAHPNCAPYEVFPCRDGHLILAIGNDSQFARFCRVAAREDLAEDPRFQRNSGRIENLPVLREEVTSILKQRDRDTWGTAFEAAGVPWGPIRALDEVFADEQVKHRGILQTVEHPDFGSIPQVRNPMVTGEEAAQAAPPPLLGEHTDAVLRQLGLSPDEVGSLRACGAVA; encoded by the coding sequence GTGAACGCCGCACTTTCAGGGATCAAGGTCCTGGATCTGTCCCGCATCCTGGCCGGACCCTGGTGCACCCAGAACCTGGCGGACCTTGGCGCGGACGTCGTCAAGGTCGAGGGGCCAGGAACAGGGGATGATACCCGTGGCTGGGGTCCTCCCTACCTGACGAACGAGAGCCAGGACCGGCTCTCCGCCTACTTCCTCGCCTGCAATCGGGGAAAGCGCTCAATCGTCGTGGACTTTGCACGGCCAGAGGGCCAGGCGCTGATCCGGCGTCTTGTCGACTGGGCGGACGTCGTGGTCGAGAACTTCAAGGCAGGCTCGCTGGAGAAGTTCGGTCTCGACCACGTTGCCCTGCGGGCACTCAACCCGAGGCTGATCTACGTCTCCATCACCGGCTTCGGCCAGGACGGCCCGCTCGCCGCCCGGCCTGGCTACGACTACGTGTTCCAGGGCATGGCGGGCCTGATGAGCTACACGGGCATCCCGGACGGGCAGCCCGGCGCCGCACCCCTGCGGACGGGCGTCGCCATCAACGACCTTATGACCGGCATGTACGCGACCAGCGCGGTGCTGGCGGCCCTCATTGAGCGTGGCCGGACGGGCGAGGGCCAGCACATCGACCTGGCCCTGCTCGACGTGGCGGTCGCGCTGAACGCGAACCAGAACATGAACTATCTGCTCTCCGGCCAGCCACCTCGCCGGAGCGGGAATGCCCACCCCAACTGCGCGCCCTACGAGGTGTTCCCCTGCCGGGATGGACACCTCATCCTTGCGATCGGCAACGACTCCCAGTTCGCGAGGTTCTGCCGGGTCGCAGCTCGGGAGGACCTCGCCGAGGATCCACGGTTTCAGCGGAACTCCGGCCGGATCGAGAACCTGCCGGTCCTGCGGGAGGAGGTCACCTCCATCCTGAAGCAGCGGGACCGGGACACCTGGGGTACCGCCTTCGAGGCCGCTGGCGTTCCCTGGGGTCCGATCCGCGCCCTCGACGAGGTCTTCGCGGACGAACAGGTGAAGCACCGCGGCATCCTGCAGACCGTAGAGCACCCGGACTTCGGCAGCATTCCTCAGGTCCGCAACCCTATGGTGACCGGCGAGGAGGCCGCCCAGGCCGCCCCTCCGCCACTCCTGGGCGAGCACACGGACGCCGTTCTCCGGCAGCTCGGACTGTCCCCGGACGAGGTCGGCTCGCTGCGCGCCTGCGGGGCCGTCGCCTAG
- a CDS encoding tripartite tricarboxylate transporter substrate binding protein yields the protein MVVSFAPGGMTDVVGRLVGNELSKAMGQSFVVENRPGAAGQVGTEYVARRPPDGYTLLVSATGHVIGPAVQAVRYHPVTDFAPVALLARAPNMVLVHKSVPARTVPEFLDWVRSQGQVPYGSAGAGGSTHLGGETLRVQGKLPLVHVPYRGAAPAISDLVAGQIKMAFQDSMSVSSFLASGDVRAIAVTTLERSPLFPDVPTLAESGFPGFDLYTWLGLYAPAGTDQAIVSRLNQEANRIVTSPDAVQWLRQSNAEPGGGMDPVQFRAFVDEEQRKWARVVQESGVRVE from the coding sequence ATGGTGGTGTCCTTCGCGCCGGGCGGCATGACGGACGTGGTCGGCAGGCTGGTGGGCAACGAGCTGTCGAAGGCCATGGGCCAGTCGTTCGTCGTCGAGAACCGTCCCGGCGCAGCTGGTCAGGTCGGCACCGAGTACGTCGCAAGGCGTCCGCCCGACGGCTACACGCTGCTCGTCAGCGCGACAGGGCACGTGATCGGCCCCGCCGTGCAGGCCGTGCGCTACCACCCGGTGACGGACTTCGCGCCGGTCGCGCTCCTGGCGCGGGCGCCGAACATGGTCCTGGTGCACAAGTCCGTCCCGGCGCGCACTGTGCCGGAGTTCCTGGACTGGGTCCGCTCGCAGGGACAGGTGCCCTACGGCTCCGCTGGTGCGGGCGGCTCGACCCACCTCGGCGGCGAGACCCTGCGGGTACAGGGCAAGCTGCCCCTTGTGCACGTTCCCTACCGCGGGGCCGCACCTGCCATCTCTGACCTCGTGGCGGGACAGATCAAGATGGCCTTCCAGGACTCCATGAGCGTCTCCAGCTTCCTCGCGAGCGGCGACGTGAGGGCGATCGCGGTGACCACCCTCGAGCGGTCTCCCCTCTTCCCGGACGTGCCGACCCTGGCGGAATCCGGATTCCCCGGCTTCGACCTCTACACTTGGCTCGGCCTCTATGCCCCTGCTGGTACTGACCAGGCGATCGTCTCCAGGCTGAACCAGGAGGCCAACCGGATCGTCACCTCGCCCGACGCCGTGCAGTGGCTCCGCCAGAGCAACGCCGAGCCTGGCGGCGGCATGGATCCCGTGCAGTTCCGGGCCTTTGTCGACGAGGAGCAGAGGAAGTGGGCCAGGGTCGTGCAGGAGAGCGGCGTGCGGGTGGAGTGA
- a CDS encoding OB-fold domain-containing protein, protein MDDVHATEAQGADAEYRARLGRGEFAIPECRECRKVIFYPRVVCPHCGSERLAWIQPSGNGTVYSTTVVRGREGAHNVALIDLAEGARLMSRVVGLPPEEVRIGMAVRAKVEGRGDDALLVFEAAQ, encoded by the coding sequence ATGGACGACGTTCACGCGACCGAGGCGCAGGGCGCCGACGCCGAGTACCGGGCACGCCTGGGGCGGGGCGAGTTCGCCATCCCCGAGTGCAGGGAGTGCCGGAAGGTCATCTTCTATCCGCGGGTGGTCTGCCCGCACTGCGGGTCGGAGCGGCTCGCCTGGATCCAGCCCTCGGGCAATGGAACCGTCTACTCGACGACCGTGGTCCGGGGCCGTGAGGGGGCGCACAACGTCGCCCTCATCGACCTCGCCGAGGGGGCGCGCCTGATGAGCCGCGTCGTCGGACTCCCGCCCGAGGAGGTCCGGATCGGCATGGCCGTCCGCGCCAAGGTCGAGGGACGGGGCGACGACGCGTTGCTGGTGTTCGAGGCGGCGCAATGA
- a CDS encoding thiolase — translation MIDTFPHRSIAILGAEQAGLGDARGFSEQEIIAQAATRAIAASGLRKDEIDGIMTSSLTSPWWVMRMAEYLGIRPRFSDNTMHGGSSFIAQLHMAALALQARECNAVLICYGATPRSAPSSSRINAMRAELDPQPYEHPYKPFNPVTSYALAAARHMHQFGTTREQLAEVAVAAREWARLNPEAFLRDPLGIGDVLGSKMISDPLTVRDCCLVTDGAGAFVVMRAEDARAVHPKPVHVLGTGVAHWHRQISSMDDLTVTPAVQSGQAAFSAAGLGPADIDLVELYDAFTINPVLFLEDLGFCAKGEGGAFISGGRTAPGGALPMNTNGGGLSFGHPGMYSIFLVIEAVRQLRGEAGDRQVPEAEVALVHGNGGVLSAQATAILSRST, via the coding sequence ATGATCGACACCTTCCCCCACCGCTCCATCGCCATCCTCGGCGCCGAGCAGGCTGGTCTCGGCGATGCCCGAGGCTTCTCGGAGCAGGAGATCATCGCCCAGGCGGCAACTCGCGCCATCGCGGCCAGCGGTCTCCGCAAGGACGAGATCGACGGCATCATGACCTCGAGCCTCACCTCGCCGTGGTGGGTGATGCGCATGGCCGAGTACCTCGGTATCCGGCCGCGCTTCTCCGACAACACGATGCACGGCGGGTCGTCCTTCATCGCCCAGCTGCACATGGCCGCGCTGGCGCTCCAGGCGCGCGAGTGCAACGCGGTGCTGATCTGCTACGGGGCGACGCCGCGGAGTGCGCCGAGCAGCAGCCGGATCAATGCCATGCGGGCGGAACTCGATCCCCAGCCCTACGAGCACCCCTACAAGCCGTTCAACCCGGTCACGAGCTACGCCCTGGCCGCCGCGCGCCACATGCACCAGTTCGGCACGACGCGCGAGCAGCTGGCCGAGGTAGCCGTCGCGGCGCGGGAATGGGCGCGGCTGAACCCCGAAGCCTTCCTGCGCGATCCGCTCGGCATCGGCGACGTGCTCGGCTCGAAGATGATCTCCGACCCCCTGACGGTGCGGGATTGCTGCCTCGTGACTGACGGTGCCGGAGCGTTCGTGGTCATGCGTGCCGAGGACGCCCGTGCCGTCCATCCCAAGCCGGTCCACGTGCTCGGCACCGGCGTCGCGCACTGGCACCGCCAGATCTCCAGCATGGACGATCTCACGGTCACGCCCGCCGTCCAGTCTGGCCAGGCCGCCTTCTCGGCCGCAGGCCTCGGTCCGGCCGACATCGACCTGGTCGAGCTCTACGACGCCTTCACCATCAACCCCGTCCTCTTCCTCGAGGACCTCGGCTTCTGCGCCAAGGGCGAGGGAGGAGCCTTCATCTCGGGAGGGCGGACGGCGCCGGGCGGGGCGCTGCCGATGAACACCAACGGCGGCGGCCTCTCCTTCGGGCACCCTGGCATGTACAGCATCTTCTTGGTGATCGAGGCGGTGCGCCAGCTCCGCGGAGAGGCGGGTGACCGCCAGGTGCCGGAAGCGGAGGTCGCCCTGGTGCACGGCAACGGTGGGGTCCTCTCGGCCCAGGCCACCGCCATCCTGTCCCGTTCGACCTGA
- a CDS encoding 3-oxoacid CoA-transferase subunit A, which produces MPEKFCASLDEAVADIPDGATLLVGGFGTAGQPMELLAAVARQGARDLTVVCNNGGTGEEGLALLMKLRRVRKLICSYPRGPQAYVFEELFRQGEIELECVPQGTVAERLRAAGAGLGGFFTPTAFGTALAEGKETRMIDGRGHVFEAPLPGDFALIKADCADDWGNLTYSKTARNFGPVMAMAAACTIAQVARRVPLGGIDPEQVVTPGIFVRRAVVVEAA; this is translated from the coding sequence ATGCCCGAGAAGTTCTGTGCCTCCTTGGACGAGGCAGTGGCCGACATCCCAGACGGGGCGACCTTGCTGGTCGGAGGCTTCGGCACGGCCGGTCAGCCGATGGAGCTGCTGGCGGCCGTGGCGCGGCAGGGAGCACGTGACCTGACGGTGGTCTGCAACAACGGTGGCACAGGGGAGGAAGGCCTTGCCCTCCTGATGAAGCTCCGGCGCGTGCGGAAGCTGATCTGTTCCTACCCTCGCGGCCCGCAGGCCTACGTCTTCGAGGAACTGTTCCGACAGGGCGAGATCGAGCTCGAGTGCGTCCCGCAGGGCACCGTCGCGGAGCGGCTCCGGGCTGCCGGGGCCGGGCTGGGCGGCTTCTTCACTCCCACTGCCTTCGGGACGGCCCTGGCCGAGGGCAAGGAGACCCGGATGATCGATGGGCGCGGTCATGTCTTCGAGGCGCCGCTGCCGGGCGACTTTGCCCTGATCAAGGCCGACTGCGCCGATGACTGGGGCAATCTCACCTACAGCAAGACGGCCCGCAACTTCGGGCCTGTCATGGCCATGGCGGCCGCCTGCACCATCGCGCAGGTCGCCCGCCGGGTTCCGCTGGGCGGCATCGACCCGGAACAGGTCGTCACCCCGGGAATCTTCGTCAGGCGGGCCGTTGTCGTGGAGGCGGCGTGA
- a CDS encoding 3-oxoacid CoA-transferase subunit B yields MSDIQVQRRSRGAMAAMVARDIPDGSFINLGIGMPVLVLDHLGLDRKVMVHSENGVLGMRPLGQDEPVDPEMTNAAKLPVGIRPGASFFHHADSFAMMRGGHLDYAVLGAYQVSATGDLANWSLGEPGVATAVGGAMDLAVGAKQVFVMMEHQTREGTPRLLERCTLPLTGLGAVRRVYTDLATLDVTPQGFLVRDMAEGLTPEALQSCTGAPLRFA; encoded by the coding sequence ATGTCGGATATCCAGGTGCAGCGCCGCTCTCGTGGCGCCATGGCAGCGATGGTCGCGCGCGACATCCCCGACGGGTCATTCATCAATCTCGGCATCGGCATGCCCGTCCTCGTGCTCGACCACCTCGGCCTGGACCGGAAGGTGATGGTGCACAGCGAGAACGGCGTCCTTGGCATGCGGCCGCTCGGGCAGGACGAGCCGGTCGATCCGGAGATGACCAACGCGGCGAAGCTGCCGGTCGGCATCCGCCCTGGCGCCAGCTTCTTCCACCACGCGGACTCCTTCGCGATGATGCGCGGCGGCCACCTCGACTACGCCGTCCTTGGTGCCTACCAGGTCTCGGCCACGGGCGACCTGGCGAACTGGTCACTCGGGGAGCCGGGGGTCGCCACCGCGGTCGGTGGAGCCATGGACCTGGCCGTCGGGGCGAAGCAGGTCTTCGTCATGATGGAGCACCAGACGCGGGAGGGTACGCCCCGGCTGCTGGAGCGGTGCACGCTGCCGCTGACCGGCCTCGGCGCCGTGCGCCGTGTCTACACCGATCTCGCGACGCTGGACGTCACGCCGCAGGGCTTCCTCGTCCGCGACATGGCCGAGGGTCTGACACCCGAGGCGCTGCAGTCCTGTACCGGCGCGCCGCTGCGCTTCGCCTGA